Within the Candidatus Methylomirabilis sp. genome, the region TGACCTCGTTCTCCGGCAGGAAGTCGATCGGCTTTCCGCCGTCGATCCGCGCCTGGGCCTCGGCCCGGGCTTGGAGCAGGGCGCGGCGAACCTCCTCGAAGGTCCGCCCGTCCGCGCTCTTCACCGCGAGAACCTCGGCGAGCTCCCGGAGCGCCTCCGGGGTGAGGATATCCTTGGTGTACTCCTGGGCCAGACTGGGGTTGACGAACGTCACGGCTCCCACAGGTTCCTCCTCGGCCGACGCCGGGGTGGGATGAACTCCCACCGGTTCAGGGATCGTTCACACACCGGTTGCGTCATCCACGACCAGGCCGGTGAGGCCCGGTCCATGCCGCCGAAAACCAGGAAGGCCACGGCAGGACCCGCGGCCTCTGCTCAAAACAAAAAGCCACGGGATCCCTGCGTCTCCCCCGTGGCTGCGCGTTGCGTCAAGAAGCGCGACGACCTAGACGCGCGGGCCTCCTGCCCAGGGGCAGACGCCCTCGGTTACGCCTACTACGACTCGCCCAACGGTGAGGCTGATTGCACGCAACGAAAGCTCCCCTACTGGAGGGGTTCCCTTATACTGTAGCCCGCCCGGGTTGTCAAGCCCATTCTGCCGCCCCCCGCTTCGATGCGGACGCTTCCCCCCGCGCGGGCCGCTCAGGCTTCGAGGTCGCGGCGCATGGCCTCGAACTGCTCGCGGGTAAGCTCACCTCTCGCGTAGCGCTCCTTCAGGATCTCCAGCGCGCGCCCGCTCGCGCTCGCGCGACCCCCGGACGCCCCGAAGGCCCAGCGGACCAGGAGGACGATCCCCAGGATCACGAGCGCCCAGAAGAGGACCATGAACAGCAGCATGCCGACCCCCCAGGCGCCCCACCACATGTGCCAGCCCCATGGGGGCTCGCCGGGTCCCCACTGCACGGCCGCTCTCCATCCTGCCAGCGCCATCATGCGCATGCCCCCCCTCTATTCCCACGCGCGCCGGGGACCCGCCAACGGAGTCGAACGCGTCAGGGGTTCACCGCCCGCCACGTCCGCGCGAGCGCGGCGGCGATCGGCTTCGTCACGTCATTATCGGTCCAGTACCCGAGATGCGAGGCGGGATTCCAGCTCCCGAGCAGCCCGCCGGCGTTGACCGCCCTGTCGGCCTTGACCACTTTCCGGTAGGCGGCATTCAAGGTCTTTAGGGGGTAGCCGATGACGTCATCCTCGTCGTA harbors:
- a CDS encoding SHOCT domain-containing protein; the protein is MQWGPGEPPWGWHMWWGAWGVGMLLFMVLFWALVILGIVLLVRWAFGASGGRASASGRALEILKERYARGELTREQFEAMRRDLEA